A window from Longimicrobiales bacterium encodes these proteins:
- a CDS encoding chemotaxis response regulator protein-glutamate methylesterase, whose translation MIRVLVVDDSAVVRAILKRELDAERDIEVVGVAEDAYDAREQILRIAPDVITLDVEMPRMNGIDFLERLMMYHPLPVVIFSSVTAPNSEAALQALSFGAVEVVAKPGVGSDARLAMQQLVRGIRAAAAANLRHEPDDGADSRPDMPRMNPALRARIRQNLIAIGASTGGPAAIERLLAAMPAGSPPILIVQHMPPGFTDAFARRLDARSAMNVREARDGDRVEPDVALIAPGDRHMTVVRRGDELRVALHDGPPVHHARPSVDVLFHSIAKTVGPEAVGVLLTGMGSDGAVGMRTMRDTGAHTIAQDEKSCVVFSMPEEAIRRGGACDVLPLAHIPAAALNAATSILLGEVSGA comes from the coding sequence ATGATTCGCGTGCTCGTGGTCGATGACTCCGCCGTCGTGCGCGCGATCCTGAAGCGGGAGCTGGATGCGGAGCGCGACATCGAAGTCGTCGGCGTCGCCGAGGACGCATACGACGCGCGCGAGCAGATCCTCCGCATCGCGCCGGACGTGATCACGCTCGACGTCGAGATGCCGCGCATGAACGGCATCGACTTCCTCGAGCGCCTCATGATGTACCATCCCCTGCCCGTCGTGATCTTCAGCTCGGTGACGGCGCCCAACAGCGAGGCAGCGCTGCAGGCACTGTCGTTCGGCGCGGTCGAGGTCGTGGCGAAGCCGGGCGTGGGCAGCGATGCCAGACTGGCGATGCAGCAGCTCGTGCGCGGCATCCGCGCCGCGGCCGCCGCCAACCTGCGTCATGAGCCCGACGACGGCGCCGACTCCAGGCCTGACATGCCGCGCATGAACCCCGCCCTGCGCGCGCGCATCCGCCAGAACCTGATCGCGATCGGCGCGTCCACGGGTGGGCCGGCCGCCATCGAGCGGCTGCTCGCGGCCATGCCGGCCGGGTCACCGCCGATCCTGATCGTGCAGCACATGCCGCCGGGCTTCACCGACGCCTTTGCGCGCCGGCTCGATGCGCGCTCGGCGATGAACGTGCGCGAGGCACGCGACGGCGATCGTGTCGAGCCCGACGTCGCACTCATCGCGCCCGGTGACCGCCACATGACCGTGGTGCGGCGCGGCGACGAGCTGCGCGTGGCACTGCACGACGGACCGCCCGTGCACCACGCGCGGCCGTCCGTCGATGTGCTCTTTCACTCCATCGCAAAGACAGTGGGACCCGAAGCCGTGGGCGTACTGCTCACGGGAATGGGCAGCGATGGCGCCGTGGGCATGCGCACCATGCGCGACACCGGCGCGCACACGATCGCGCAGGACGAGAAGAGCTGCGTCGTGTTCAGCATGCCGGAAGAAGCGATCCGGCGCGGCGGTGCATGCGACGTCCTGCCGCTCGCACACATTCCCGCCGCTGCGCTCAATGCCGCGACATCGATCCTGCTCGGCGAGGTGAGCGGGGCATGA
- a CDS encoding chemotaxis protein CheX has translation MSATLEQTLCSAAIYTFERMVFLLPDIPPDEIQRRQNVEAVATISFSGPARGRLQVHAGQGLLPRLTANMMGMDVAPEALQLDALGEIANVICGQVLPALHPVSAFEYMPPRVVTGTGSDDEQVPSARIELGLESSRAELLLFLEPEPAGTS, from the coding sequence ATGAGCGCGACACTCGAGCAGACGCTGTGCTCGGCCGCGATCTACACGTTCGAGCGCATGGTCTTCCTGCTGCCGGACATCCCGCCCGACGAGATCCAGCGCCGCCAGAACGTGGAGGCGGTTGCCACGATCTCGTTCTCCGGTCCCGCCCGTGGCAGGCTGCAGGTGCACGCCGGCCAGGGGCTGCTGCCACGGCTCACGGCGAACATGATGGGCATGGACGTCGCGCCCGAAGCGCTCCAGCTCGATGCGCTGGGCGAGATCGCCAACGTGATCTGCGGGCAGGTGCTGCCCGCGCTCCATCCCGTCAGCGCGTTCGAGTACATGCCGCCGCGCGTCGTCACCGGGACCGGCAGCGATGACGAGCAGGTGCCATCCGCGCGCATCGAGCTCGGCCTCGAGTCGAGCCGCGCCGAGCTGCTCCTGTTCCTGGAACCCGAACCGGCAGGCACATCATGA
- a CDS encoding response regulator, giving the protein MAINVLLIDDSAVMRAMILKSLEMSGVPLGAVHQAANGEQGLALLEEQAIDLVMLDISMPGMRGDEMLERMRAQPATAEVPVLVISSERMTERVTHMESLGAVYLPKPFLPEQLRDVVIELTGAKK; this is encoded by the coding sequence ATGGCCATCAACGTACTCCTGATCGATGACAGCGCGGTCATGCGCGCAATGATTCTGAAGTCGCTCGAGATGAGTGGCGTCCCGCTGGGCGCGGTGCACCAGGCGGCGAATGGCGAGCAGGGCCTCGCGCTCCTGGAGGAGCAGGCGATCGACCTCGTGATGCTCGACATCAGCATGCCGGGGATGCGTGGCGACGAGATGCTGGAGCGGATGCGTGCGCAGCCTGCAACGGCGGAGGTGCCCGTCCTGGTCATTTCGAGCGAGCGCATGACGGAGCGCGTCACGCACATGGAATCGCTCGGCGCCGTCTACCTGCCCAAGCCGTTCCTGCCGGAGCAGCTCCGGGACGTGGTCATCGAGCTCACGGGAGCGAAGAAATGA
- a CDS encoding chemotaxis protein CheD: MDVEDRLRKKERGAPATRRLVVVGLGELYVSTEPGETLITYALGSCLGVAVHDPVARVGGMLHAVHPRIELDPLRARTEPAVFVESGLPALFRACYARGARKERLVVRIAGAGTSADVERDHFEIGRRNLLIARQLFWKNGVLVSAQDVGGTASRTLSLHVGSGAVKVRSAGGGSIHL; the protein is encoded by the coding sequence ATGGACGTCGAAGATCGCCTGAGGAAGAAGGAGCGGGGCGCGCCGGCAACCAGGCGCCTCGTCGTCGTCGGGCTCGGCGAGCTGTACGTGAGCACGGAGCCCGGTGAGACGCTGATCACGTACGCGCTCGGCAGCTGCCTGGGCGTCGCAGTGCATGACCCGGTCGCGCGCGTCGGCGGGATGCTGCACGCCGTGCACCCGCGCATCGAGCTGGACCCGCTGCGTGCGCGCACCGAGCCGGCGGTCTTCGTCGAGAGTGGCCTGCCCGCGCTGTTCCGCGCGTGCTACGCGCGTGGTGCGCGCAAGGAGCGGCTGGTCGTCCGCATCGCCGGCGCCGGCACCAGCGCGGACGTCGAGCGCGACCACTTCGAGATCGGCAGGCGCAACCTGCTGATCGCGCGGCAGTTGTTCTGGAAGAACGGGGTTCTCGTCAGCGCGCAGGACGTGGGTGGCACCGCGTCGCGCACGCTCAGTCTGCACGTCGGCAGTGGCGCTGTGAAGGTCCGCAGCGCAGGCGGCGGCAGCATCCACCTGTGA
- a CDS encoding protein-glutamate O-methyltransferase produces MMLTPDQFGTLSALVHRSSGIHLHQGKIGLVQSRLASRLRELDTYDVDGYLAGLTKPGGGAEMARLVDALTTNKTAFFREPQHFTLLRAVLPELQPADRPLTVWSAGCSSGEEAYTLALVLADMLGVDADARILGTDISARMLARARRGVYTEDAIEPVHPLLRQRWFRCVQPRHPRSYEIAGEVRRLVRFARLNLVDTWPMRGTFDLICCRNVMIYFDKATQQTLVQRMWDRLRPGGYLFTGHSESLAGLEHAFHYVRPAVYQRL; encoded by the coding sequence ATGATGCTCACACCCGATCAGTTCGGCACGCTGAGCGCCCTCGTGCATCGCAGCAGCGGCATCCACCTGCACCAGGGCAAGATCGGCCTGGTGCAGTCGCGGCTGGCCAGCCGGCTGCGCGAGCTCGACACGTACGACGTCGACGGCTACCTGGCCGGGCTCACGAAGCCCGGCGGCGGGGCGGAGATGGCGCGGCTGGTCGACGCGCTGACCACGAACAAGACCGCGTTCTTCCGTGAGCCGCAGCACTTCACCCTGCTGCGTGCAGTGCTGCCCGAGCTGCAGCCGGCGGATCGACCGCTCACCGTCTGGAGCGCCGGCTGCTCGTCGGGCGAGGAGGCATACACGCTGGCACTGGTGCTCGCGGACATGCTCGGTGTGGACGCCGACGCGCGCATCCTGGGCACGGACATATCTGCGCGCATGCTCGCGCGTGCCCGTCGCGGGGTCTACACGGAGGACGCGATCGAGCCGGTGCACCCCCTGCTTCGCCAGCGCTGGTTCCGCTGCGTGCAGCCGCGGCATCCGCGCAGTTACGAGATCGCCGGTGAAGTGCGCCGCCTCGTCCGCTTTGCGCGGCTCAACCTGGTGGACACCTGGCCAATGCGCGGCACATTCGACCTGATCTGCTGCCGCAACGTGATGATCTACTTCGACAAGGCGACGCAGCAGACGCTGGTGCAGCGGATGTGGGACCGGCTGAGGCCGGGAGGCTACCTGTTCACCGGGCATTCCGAGAGCCTGGCCGGCCTGGAGCACGCGTTTCATTACGTACGACCGGCAGTCTACCAGCGGCTGTGA
- a CDS encoding chemotaxis protein CheW, with protein sequence MVGPTGQSGPVGPSGREQRAGFAGDAAATKWLVFGLGGTEYGVDIGCVQQIIGLLPVTRVPLLPDAVRGVINLRGRVIPVVDLRIQFGLDAVDHGQRTCIIVVRAGEMELGLVVDRVAEVVQLDAGSIEDAPHFGSGIDTDYMLGVAQHGDRVLLLLDVERALPAETTGALQESAAGVIGREAAPAI encoded by the coding sequence GTGGTGGGGCCGACCGGGCAGTCGGGGCCGGTGGGGCCGTCGGGGCGGGAACAGCGGGCCGGGTTCGCAGGCGATGCAGCCGCCACGAAGTGGCTGGTGTTCGGGCTGGGCGGGACCGAGTACGGTGTGGACATCGGCTGTGTGCAGCAGATCATCGGGCTGCTGCCGGTCACGCGTGTGCCGCTGCTGCCGGACGCCGTGCGCGGCGTGATCAACCTGCGGGGCCGGGTCATTCCGGTGGTCGATCTGCGTATCCAGTTCGGCCTGGACGCCGTGGACCACGGGCAGCGCACCTGCATCATCGTCGTGCGCGCGGGCGAGATGGAGCTCGGCCTGGTGGTCGACCGCGTTGCGGAGGTCGTGCAGCTCGATGCCGGCAGCATCGAGGATGCGCCGCACTTCGGCAGCGGCATCGACACCGACTACATGCTCGGCGTGGCACAGCACGGCGATCGTGTGCTGCTGCTGCTCGATGTCGAGCGGGCACTGCCGGCAGAAACCACGGGTGCGCTGCAGGAGTCGGCCGCCGGGGTTATCGGTCGTGAGGCAGCGCCGGCGATCTGA
- a CDS encoding methyl-accepting chemotaxis protein, translating into MIRWLKDLSVSQTLLGLFLAVALLCALTGAVGIGGMMRISEHAERLHAELLALEVASANADAAAAHAAFSEARRTMWGIVLLAMSIALGLGWIVSRAITNALGQMRRAADALASGNLDIHVTFQSKGDVGRLADSFRRMAAAQKEIAAAAAEIAAGNLDVTVEARSEHDVLARSFITLRDSVRSVTAEARSLAEAAVAGDLAKRGDVARFDGAYRDVVAGINGIIDGMAAPLNEAVQVLERLAAKDLTVRMSGSYQGDHARIMAALNTAMDHMEEALAQIAASADQVASAATQVGAGSQVLAHGTSEQASSLEEISASLQEMTSMTRQSAAHAQECDDLSEGARGMAHEGVQSMTRLAQAMERIRASSDQTAKIVKTIDEIAFQTNLLALNAAVEAARAGEAGRGFAVVAEEVRSLALRSAEAARTTSELIEDAIGSAREGADLSGVVAGQLRAIADRADQVRRVVGEIAGSTEQQSGGIAQITSSVEQVNAVTQTAAANSEESASASEELSSQALVMRSLVGEFRLAERASWQGGGVRHGTNSPRRFAVRRQGGGVTVQPNGRAPLHNIHPESVIPFSDEDDLRTLEEF; encoded by the coding sequence ATGATCAGGTGGCTGAAAGACCTGAGCGTTTCGCAGACGCTCCTTGGCCTGTTCCTGGCCGTCGCACTCCTGTGCGCGCTGACCGGTGCGGTCGGCATCGGCGGCATGATGCGGATCAGCGAGCATGCCGAGCGATTGCATGCGGAGCTGCTCGCGCTGGAGGTAGCGTCGGCCAATGCTGACGCGGCCGCGGCCCATGCGGCCTTCAGCGAGGCGCGACGCACGATGTGGGGGATCGTACTGCTCGCGATGAGCATCGCGCTCGGGCTCGGCTGGATCGTGAGCCGCGCGATCACCAACGCGCTCGGCCAGATGCGGCGCGCCGCGGACGCTCTCGCGAGCGGCAATCTCGACATTCACGTGACATTCCAATCCAAGGGCGACGTCGGCCGGCTGGCGGACTCGTTCCGGCGGATGGCTGCTGCGCAGAAGGAGATCGCCGCTGCGGCGGCGGAGATCGCGGCGGGCAACCTGGATGTCACGGTCGAGGCTCGCTCGGAGCACGACGTGCTCGCCCGGTCCTTCATCACGCTGCGCGACTCCGTTCGGAGCGTCACTGCAGAAGCGCGCTCGCTTGCCGAAGCCGCGGTTGCGGGTGATCTGGCGAAGCGCGGAGACGTGGCGCGCTTCGATGGTGCATACCGCGACGTCGTTGCGGGGATCAACGGGATCATCGACGGCATGGCCGCGCCGCTGAACGAGGCGGTGCAGGTGCTCGAGCGGCTGGCCGCGAAGGACCTGACCGTACGCATGAGCGGCAGCTACCAGGGCGACCATGCGCGCATCATGGCCGCGCTGAACACCGCAATGGACCACATGGAGGAGGCGCTGGCGCAGATCGCGGCGTCGGCGGACCAGGTCGCCTCTGCGGCGACGCAGGTCGGTGCAGGGAGCCAGGTGCTCGCGCACGGCACGAGCGAGCAGGCGAGCTCGCTCGAGGAGATCTCTGCGAGCCTGCAGGAGATGACGTCGATGACGCGGCAGAGCGCCGCACACGCGCAGGAGTGCGACGATCTCTCGGAAGGCGCACGCGGCATGGCGCACGAGGGCGTGCAGAGCATGACGCGCCTGGCACAGGCGATGGAGCGGATCCGCGCGTCGTCGGATCAGACCGCGAAGATCGTGAAGACGATCGACGAGATCGCGTTCCAGACGAACCTGCTCGCATTGAATGCGGCTGTGGAAGCGGCGCGGGCCGGTGAGGCGGGCCGCGGCTTCGCGGTGGTGGCCGAGGAGGTTCGCTCGCTCGCGCTCCGCAGCGCCGAGGCAGCCCGCACTACATCGGAGCTGATCGAGGATGCGATCGGCAGTGCGCGCGAGGGCGCCGACCTGAGCGGTGTGGTTGCCGGGCAGCTGCGCGCGATTGCCGATCGCGCGGACCAGGTGCGCCGGGTCGTCGGCGAGATCGCCGGATCCACGGAGCAGCAGAGCGGCGGCATCGCGCAGATCACGTCGTCGGTGGAGCAGGTGAACGCGGTGACGCAGACCGCTGCGGCGAACTCCGAGGAGAGCGCGAGCGCGTCGGAGGAGCTGTCCAGCCAGGCGCTGGTGATGCGCAGCCTGGTGGGCGAGTTCCGGCTTGCGGAGCGTGCGTCCTGGCAGGGTGGCGGCGTCCGTCACGGCACGAACTCGCCGCGCCGCTTCGCGGTGCGCCGGCAGGGCGGCGGAGTGACCGTGCAGCCGAACGGGAGAGCACCGTTGCACAACATTCATCCCGAGTCGGTGATCCCGTTCAGCGACGAGGACGACCTGCGCACGCTGGAGGAGTTCTAG
- a CDS encoding sigma-54 dependent transcriptional regulator: protein MSSSVLVVDDDSEIRRMIELAFPPPDWDVTTVATAEDALESFSGGAFDIVLLDLQLPTISGLAVLQILRERDPNIPVIMFSGYGGVAPAVEAMQLGAENFLEKPFDLRHLEALMRRAIEKADLRRRTEYLLRRRQLDARAFAELGDTPVMRDVAQRVEVLAPVEATVLLQGETGTGKGRLAELMHSLSPRAEGPFVEINCAGLSATFLDSELFGHEKGAFTDAKTPKRGLFEVAHGGTLFLDEIGDLASELQPKLLKVLETRRFRRLGATREISVDVRVITATNRDLRERIRTGEFREDLYYRIAPHVITLPPLRERGDEAVADLAHHLLAAVRRELGRGPREFSGEALQLILHYSWPGNVRELRSVLEHAALNAGDAQVLLPAMLPVEVRGLRAASNGPTPHAPAGEHTTLAEYLAGAEREFIAGALQRAAGNRARAARMLGISRATLYDKLRRHGLSQAPEVSGAPDIL, encoded by the coding sequence ATGAGCTCGAGCGTACTGGTCGTCGACGATGACTCCGAGATCCGCCGGATGATCGAGCTGGCGTTTCCACCGCCGGACTGGGACGTCACCACCGTGGCGACGGCGGAGGACGCACTCGAAAGCTTCTCCGGCGGCGCGTTCGACATCGTCCTGCTGGATCTCCAGCTCCCCACCATCAGCGGCCTCGCAGTACTGCAGATCCTGCGCGAGCGCGATCCCAACATCCCCGTGATCATGTTCAGCGGGTACGGCGGTGTCGCACCGGCCGTCGAGGCGATGCAGCTCGGTGCGGAGAACTTCCTCGAGAAGCCTTTCGACCTGCGCCACCTCGAGGCGCTGATGCGCCGCGCAATCGAAAAGGCGGACCTGCGACGTCGCACCGAATACCTGCTCCGCCGTCGCCAGCTCGACGCGCGCGCATTCGCAGAGCTCGGTGACACACCTGTGATGCGCGACGTCGCACAGCGGGTCGAGGTGCTCGCACCGGTCGAGGCGACCGTGCTGCTGCAGGGCGAAACCGGCACGGGCAAGGGGCGCCTTGCCGAGCTGATGCATTCGCTCTCACCACGCGCCGAGGGGCCGTTCGTCGAGATCAACTGCGCGGGACTGTCCGCCACCTTCCTCGACTCGGAGCTCTTCGGTCACGAGAAGGGCGCGTTCACCGATGCGAAGACGCCCAAGCGCGGACTCTTCGAGGTCGCGCACGGCGGCACTCTCTTCCTCGACGAGATCGGCGACCTCGCCTCCGAGCTGCAGCCCAAGCTGCTCAAGGTGCTCGAGACACGACGCTTCCGCCGCCTGGGTGCAACACGCGAGATCTCCGTCGACGTGCGCGTCATCACCGCAACGAATCGAGACCTGCGCGAGCGCATCCGCACGGGGGAGTTCCGCGAGGACCTGTACTACCGCATCGCGCCCCACGTCATCACGCTGCCGCCACTCCGCGAGCGCGGTGACGAAGCCGTCGCCGATCTCGCCCACCACCTGCTTGCCGCCGTGCGACGCGAGCTGGGACGGGGACCCCGCGAATTCTCCGGCGAGGCGCTCCAGCTGATCCTGCACTACTCGTGGCCCGGCAACGTCCGGGAGCTGCGCAGCGTGCTCGAGCACGCCGCCCTCAACGCCGGCGACGCCCAGGTGCTGCTGCCCGCGATGCTGCCCGTCGAGGTGCGTGGCTTGCGCGCGGCATCCAACGGGCCGACACCTCACGCTCCGGCGGGCGAGCACACGACACTCGCCGAGTACCTGGCCGGTGCAGAGCGTGAATTCATCGCTGGTGCACTGCAACGCGCGGCCGGCAACCGCGCCCGGGCGGCCCGCATGCTCGGCATCTCCCGTGCGACGCTGTACGACAAGCTCCGTCGCCACGGCCTTTCACAGGCTCCCGAAGTGTCAGGCGCGCCTGACATACTGTAG
- a CDS encoding response regulator, with product MNGPARILVVDEDADHLEIVATLLDHHGYRVACETSPGTGLTTAQVRRPDIIVTALHFGGLPAGLSFIDLLRERPATASIPIVVVSSFTDMHEQELRARNVRCVQKGGHLGRIIEEIESLLDPG from the coding sequence ATGAACGGACCTGCGCGAATCCTGGTCGTCGACGAGGACGCCGACCACCTCGAGATTGTCGCAACCCTGCTCGATCACCACGGCTACCGGGTCGCGTGTGAGACGTCGCCTGGCACCGGACTCACGACGGCCCAGGTCAGGCGCCCCGATATCATCGTGACGGCCCTGCATTTCGGCGGGCTTCCAGCCGGCCTTTCCTTCATCGACCTGCTGCGGGAACGGCCTGCGACGGCCTCCATCCCGATCGTCGTCGTCAGCTCCTTCACGGACATGCATGAGCAGGAGCTGCGCGCGCGAAACGTCCGCTGCGTCCAGAAGGGCGGCCATCTCGGCCGTATCATCGAGGAAATCGAGTCGCTGCTGGACCCGGGCTGA
- a CDS encoding response regulator — protein MELTVLVADDNADNRAVYVMVLTHFGYRVLEAADGAEAIQVAHAEHPDLILMDLQMPRVTGFQATERLKKDPTTASIPVIAVTALAMEGDRNMAFAVGCDGYFAKPVEPRALAAEVRRRIGAPQNGAGPGAAPG, from the coding sequence ATGGAGCTGACGGTGCTGGTCGCCGACGACAATGCCGACAACAGGGCGGTTTACGTGATGGTGCTCACGCACTTCGGCTACCGCGTGCTGGAGGCCGCGGATGGGGCGGAAGCCATCCAGGTGGCCCACGCCGAGCATCCCGACCTGATCCTCATGGATCTGCAGATGCCGCGCGTTACCGGCTTTCAGGCTACGGAGCGGTTGAAGAAGGACCCGACTACCGCATCGATCCCGGTGATCGCGGTGACGGCGCTGGCCATGGAGGGCGACCGCAACATGGCGTTTGCCGTGGGGTGTGACGGCTATTTCGCGAAACCGGTCGAGCCGCGTGCGCTCGCGGCTGAAGTCCGGCGCAGGATCGGAGCGCCGCAGAACGGTGCAGGGCCCGGTGCCGCTCCCGGGTAG